One stretch of Corvus moneduloides isolate bCorMon1 chromosome 16, bCorMon1.pri, whole genome shotgun sequence DNA includes these proteins:
- the CCP110 gene encoding centriolar coiled-coil protein of 110 kDa isoform X3 translates to MAGKQSTGMALHPHPSIRAAAAFAGRSPRHGRAVPRLDNMKMEDYEIFCRKHLSRIQEEAVKGETSLTVQHKNISLIQFYRVPVLSPLLSLEKKKEIQQYKKKALDLETRKRESRKKALLNRVQEIVENVQMKKGPSTSDVNTLEAESSCPDLDSKALTDFTALSDTNSTCSPERHGSMDLEKTPELRPSDTAGQMTSNMTEAVKAAEENVSSKPSESGFSKDAPCPRAASPDKVCNKLPSHALQKQEGRVGSPSDEDVQDPCVMSLQNLIKRSRECIEKEQSKRASKSSSKRSTSESHSDKENDGVKTTDSVKERAKFTGRSCSVQTLDKPSLNKSNTLLQGASTHTNNTSMSALSSFSKVDIPMRVGTPPLVDSDSDEELKKNSVFERDSSIVRSLTGSYAKLPSPEPSMSPKMHRRRPRPLSMGHIIINNPVNAYELSPKGKGRAMDLIMQDIADKNNVSESVPKFMVDFTTVCPGRVPGVSRNSSGPCDGLGVGKANRHSFGLFESRGTVSAMVEGHVVMDSRGPYKAETSTGMVPPKVNEPFAISQSTVTQKILAVNEMKPATLPENTKCNSPVELNKSYDVENPSPLLMQSKNVRQQMDNTPSVASANEQFPENFEKVKRRLDLDTDSCQKENSSCVLRVGMEEQEEQWLQEQKYPVGSVYITKNAVLENMAKEDILKTKMLAFEEMRKRLEEQHAQQLSILIAEQEREQEKLQKELEEQERQLKGKKVTTTEIEISKVNINSRMELEWRKKSESGLLESVQSQLETVHNTNSTSIGFAHTTPNTFASTSETSFYLWGPSGSGVIKTSVCRPSNRIKTRWTQVFSPEIQMKFDKITAVAKGFLTRRLLQTEKLKHLKQTVKDTLEFIKNFQSEAPLKRGSVSAQDASLHERVMAQLRAALYDIHDIFFTMEASERMNILRHDREVRKEKMLRQMDKVKSPRERVTLSTATQKSLDRKKYMKASEMGMPSKKIIIKQKTPENRILQPNQGQNAPVHRLLCRQGSICRKNPKKEAKCCDNLRRQHSLG, encoded by the exons CTTagccttgaaaagaaaaaggaaatacagcaaTATAAGAAGAAAGCACTGGACCTAGAGACCAGGAAACGGGAGTCCCGGAAAAAAGCTTTATTGAATCGTGTTCAGGAGATTGTAGAAAATGTCCAG ATGAAGAAAGGACCTAGCACGAGCGATGTGAACACTCTGGAGGCTGAGAGTTCTTGCCCTGATTTGGATTCAAAGGCTTTGACTGACTTCACAGCTCTATCAGATACCAATTCAACATGTTCTCCTGAAAGGCACGGTTCCATGGACCTGGAAAAGACACCAGAACTTAGACCATCAGATACTGCAGGGCAAATGACATCAAATATGACGGAAGCAgtcaaagcagcagaagaaaatgtttcttccaaGCCAAGCGAGAGTGGCTTCTCGAAGGACGCTCCTTGTCCGAGGGCTGCATCTCCTGACAAGGTGTGTAACAAGCTCCCGTCTCACGCCCTGCAAAAGCAGGAGGGACGAGTCGGGTCTCCGTCAGATGAGGATGTCCAGGATCCGTGTGTAATGAGTCTTCAGAACCTGATCAAGAGGTCTAGGGAATGCATagagaaagagcagagcaaGCGTGCCTCAAAAAGCAGTTCCAAGAGGAGTACGAGTGAGAGTCATTCGGATAAAGAAAACGACGGTGTTAAAACAACCGACTCTGTGAAAGAGAGAGCGAAGTTTACAGGCAGAAGTTGCTCTGTTCAGACACTTGATAAACCCAGTCTTAATAAATCAAATACCCTTCTCCAAGGTGCCTCTACTCATACAAATAACACAAGTATGTCCGCTTTATCCAGTTTTTCTAAAGTAGACATACCTATGAGAGTTGGAACACCCCCTTTGGTGGATTCTGATTCAGATGAGGAATTGAAAAAGAATTCTGTGTTTGAGCGTGACAGCAGCATTGTCAGGAGCCTCACAGGCTCTTACGCCAAATTGCCAAGCCCAGAGCCAAGCATGAGCCCTAAAATGCACCGACGGCGCCCAAGGCCTTTATCCATGGGACACATCATTATAAACAACCCTGTGAATGCTTACGAGCTAAGTCCTAAAGGCAAGGGTAGAGCAATGGATTTAATCATGCAAGATATTGCAGATAAAAACAACGTGTCTGAATCGGTGCCAAAGTTCATGGTGGACTTCACTACAGTTTGCCCTGGCAGAGTTCCTGGTGTCAGCAGGAATTCTTCAGGCCCCTGTGATGGGTTGGGGGTTGGCAAAGCAAATCGCCATTCCTTCGGGCTCTTTGAAAGCAGAGGAACCGTGTCGGCTATGGTGGAAGGTCATGTGGTGATGGACAGCAGAGGGCCGTATAAAGCAGAGACCAGTACTGGTATGGTGCCTCCAAAAGTGAACGAGCCCTTTGCCATCAGTCAGTCTACAGTGACACAGAAGATCCTGGCTGTGAATGAAATGAAACCAGCTACTTTGCCAGAGAACACTAAATGCAATTCTCCAGTGGAACTCAATAAATCTTATGACGTAGAAAATCCATCTCCACTACTAATGCAGAGCAAGAATGTGCGACAGCAGATGGATAATACTCCAAGTGTTGCCTCAGCAAATGAGCAGTTTccagaaaattttgaaaaggtAAAACGTAGACTTGATTTGGACACCGACAgctgccaaaaagaaaacagttccTGTGTTCTAAGAGTTGGAATGGAAGAACAAGAGGAGCAGTGGTTGCAAGAACAGAAATATCCTGTGGGATCAGTTTACATTACCAAGAATGCAGTCCTTGAAAATATGGCAAAAG aagatattttaaaaactaaaatgttGGCCTTtgaagaaatgagaaagagaCTTGAAGAACAGCATGCACAACAACTGTCAATTCTGATAGCTGAACAAGAGAGAGAACAGGAGAAATTGCAGAAG GAActggaagagcaggagagacagttgaaaggaaagaaggttACTACAACGGAAATAGAAATTTCCAAAGTGAATATTAACAGTAGGATGGAGTTggagtggaggaaaaaaagtgaaagtggCTTGCTGGAAAGTGTGCAGTCTCAGCTGGAGACAGTCCATAACACAAACTCCACCAGCATTG GTTTTGCTCATACAACACCCAACACCTTTGCTTCAACAAGTGAAACTTCATTCTATCTCTGGGGACCCTCAGGTAGTGGAGTTATAAAAACCTCAGTATGCAGGCCAAGTAATAGGATCAAAACTAGGTGGACTCag GTTTTCAGTCCAGAGATACAAATGAAGTTCGACAAGATCACTGCAGTGGCAAAGGGATTTCTTACTCGTAGACTCCTGcagacagaaaaactgaaacatcTTAAGCAAACTGTAAAA GATACTCTGGAATTCATAAAAAATTTTCAGTCTGAAGCCCCATTGAAAAGAGGAAGTGTGTCAGCACAAGATGCATCCCTTCATGAAAGAGTAATGGCTCAG CTGCGAGCTGCTCTGTATGACATCCATGACATCTTTTTCACAATGGAGGCATCGGAGAGAATGAATATTCTGCGTCACGATCGTGAAGTTCGTAAAGAGAAGATGCTCAGGCAGATG gataaaGTAAAGAGCCCAAGAGAGCGAGTGACACTTTCAACAGCTACGCAGAAATCTCTGGACAGGAAAAAGTACATGAA GGCTTCAGAAATGGGAATGccaagtaaaaaaataatcatcaaACAGAAAACTCCTGAAAACCG CATACTTCAACCAAACCAAGGACAGAATGCCCCGGTTCATAGACTGCTTTGCAGACAAGG GAGCATATGCAGGAAGAACCCAAAGAAAGAAGCCAAATGTTGTGACAATTTAAGAAGACAGCACTCACTGGGATAA